The Elaeis guineensis isolate ETL-2024a chromosome 12, EG11, whole genome shotgun sequence sequence AAATAAAGTTTCCAACTTAGAGCCTCTAAAATCTTAGTCTTTGAAGTAGCTGTCAAGTTTTTGATAGAGTTTTTCCTTCAGGATTATGGACCATAGTTTTCACATAGATTACAATAAGAAAGTATATATCCATGAGAGGTATCACTCAGACTGCAATAAATTGGTATGTAGAAATGGGAAGTAATTTATGAGTTATAATATAATGAAACTAGCCAtgaaagaggaggaagaaaagaagagggaagAGAGGTCTTGACCTTAAAGGCACCATCACGGTTTCAATGTGGAGTGTTTTTATTTATTATCTTTAATGGCTGCTAGAGCTTCTTATTTATAGAGAAGAAGAGATAAGTGCAAGATGAGGGGACTACGATGCTTTGTCTAAAAGTTTAAGACTCCATTTGGAAGCAGATTAACAAAGGAGTAAATAGGTTAACTAACTCttattcctcttcattcttgaatAACTCCATTTTTCATGTTAGAGTAATTTATCTTAGGAATAAATGGCTATTAACCATATTTATTTGAGAAAATTAGCATCTGATCCTTTAGATTTCAACAAGTAgtcattttatcattaatatttatttattagtcCTACATACATTTATACAAGACTTGCATGCACTTGTACTTATATTGAGCACTCTTATAATGGCTCTTGTTAGAGGATTGTTATGGTACTATTTTATATCATTCTATAAAAAGTTAAGAGATATCTTGACATCCAATAGTTTAGAGTATTCAAGATATTTAAATGTTAACAGATTACAAagtttctatattttttataatttttttgtaaaaaatactattttttcatcttaacttatcttcCCCTTGATCTTTTCTCCAAAACTTTggattttcttgagattttttagCACATTTTGATAGTAATCTAGATTTCTTGATATGATTTGGTGTTCTTTAGTTGTGGTAGTGGTGGGTTTAGGGCTCTAGCATAGATGATGGTAAGAATAATGAGGTGGTGGTCATGGCCGCCATTGATATCCAAGAAGTTCAGGTGGGATGGTGGTGTAGTAGATGGAGATGGTGGCAAGAGTGGAAGAGGATGCGGCAATGAAGAGGGGGATAGTGGAGGCTTGTTGGAAAAGATCGAAGGCAATCTTGAGCTTCACATGATAGATGGTGAAGAGGAATTGCGCGATGGAGTGAAACTGGGCTTTTCTCCCTTTACCCTAGATTGAGTCTCCTCCTTCTCACCATCAACCATCACCACTATCATTGATCCAACTCCACTTATCATGTATCCAAATATGCTAACTCGATCACTATCTTCTTCATCGTAACCATTTTTGATACCAGTAGCACTCTCCTCAGCTCCACTAGTTCATTGAATGACATCATCATATCCAATACTTTGACATCCCCCCAGGACCACCATAGTGACTAGCATCGTTGTCTGGCTGGAGCTACCCATATAGTCCATCATCTTGATTTCTGACAGTAGTGTTGTTCTTATCTTCTTTTTTGGCTTCTCAAATTTCAGGCTTATGATCACAAAGCAAAGATCTTAGCTAGTTCAAAACACCAACCAAAGGAGTTCAAGTAGATTGCAGCTCTGGATGAGAACAAGCTATCCATGATCAAGTGGGTGATGTTGTTACCATAGTATCTACTAACATTCTTCTCAAACTCGAGCCCTATGAGGATGAGATCATTGATGGAGATGGGGCCACCAAAGAGGCCATCAACTATAACAACAGTGCCAGAATCGAGTCTATTGTTAAGAAGAAGGCTACTACAGAGGGGcagagagagatcgatggagcTGATGTTGAAAGCACACAAGGCTGCAATGTTGTTGTAGTTTCAAAAGGGTTGCAAATAAGCTTGGTTGTGGTGAAGATGGCAGAGGATTGGGTGAAGACCTCAGTCTTGAATATCTTGAGTGAGAAGAGCTCATAACTTAGGCCATGAAAGTGGGAGTGGGCACTAATAACTCGATTCAAGTTAGGTCCTGGCTCTTCAGGAGAACACCATCATGGCAGTGGAAAGGGCAAAGAGAGAGAGCTTCATATGTGAATAGAAAAAGGAGAGAACAATGAATGGAAAATATATAACTTGCTATGATCTTCATCTCAAAATGCTCTTGAAATCTAACATATTTATTACCCAACTACGTGCATAATTGGCTACAACTTGGTTGCTTGTGAAGAAATCAAAATTTGTCTATGTTAAATGATGAGCAGAGATAAAAAGGCATAAAAGGCCTTTAGAATTCAATAGTAAAAGCTTTGTCGTACACAATTGTATTatttttatatacaattatatagATATAACTAATTGTATTATTTCAACATATAGTTATATAGATATAACTATGTACAGATGCTAGAGACTAGGAATCAAAGAAAATTTGGATGATTGATAAAGTCCTAGTCAACAAGGATGAAAGGTTCTAGTTCGGCCAATGGAGGGACCAACTATTAAATGCATATTTATTTTTGGAGTAATAGGATTTGGAAGGCCAAAAAGTGCTCACCAGCCATTCAAAAATACTCATTTTATCCTTCCAAAAAGCCATTCAATCTAAGTACTCCAATTAGTTTTGAGTTAAAGAAATGTGGAATAATTAGAATAGAAGCCTTGTACTCCTTCTATAGGCAACCTAGAAGTCTATCGACATAAGAATGCACATAGGAGCAATATAGTTGAGTTGTTGGGGAAGAGAGCCTCCTACTTGAGTTCGCAAGATCATATAAATCTTTTCCAGCCATCGAATCAAAGGACAATTATGTGATAATAAGAAAGAAGTTGTCTTAAGTGTGTGCAAGCAACTAGGATCCTTTGGGGTGTGTAGGCTGCACTACAAAGTGCTATGCATCCATGGATGGCTGCTATTAGGAGATGGATGGCCATCAAATAATATGTCTCATGTATGATACAGTACGCACTATATTTGATAGGCATCTATCTCTTGATGGCGGCCATCTATAGTTGCACAGCTTCTACGATGTTATCTGTTGAAGATATATGCTTGTGAGAGGGATTCCAGATAGAGTTCACGTATATAGCTCTTTTTGGGTCTCGAACTCTTAAAACCTTTGGCAATATCCCAAAGAATATAACTTGTGTCGAAAGAATCGGAAGCAAGATATTTTAAAGTAATGGACTCATGGCTTTATAGCAATATTTGCAGGCATTTTGTTCTAACGACATATGGACCATGCACAAGAGGCTATTCATGAGTCAATTATTTAGGATTTTTTACGTGCAACCATGATCCTCTATGGGGTAAGGAGCACCATAGAATGTTGTGCATCTTTGGATGGCCACCATTAGAAGATGAGCAGCTATCAAACAATGCACACCATGTATAATATAATACACACTTGTAGATTGTCTTGTTTGATGGCCATCCATGGCAACACAATACATTATGGCACTGCTTACTCGCTGTAGAGGCTTCATGCTCTATTCATATGAGCTCTCACCTATGTCCTTCCCACCAATATTTCTTTATTCCATTCCTATGAATTAAAGATGTTTTCACTTTTGGCAATATTACAAACTCCTCTTGGTTACTCAatggatttagccatgcatcctGTTCAGTCCCGGAACTATAAACCAGGCCAGGTCATGTGCATCCATATATAAGTCCTTTTTGTGATAACAAATGATTAGAATACAACCTCATTCTTTTTCCTCTCATGCCAACAAGAAGACAACTGTAATGCCAAAATGTTTATCACAATCCCAAGTTAATTATTAGGATAAGGGATGTACAGTGAAAACTCTTATCTTGCTTATAATAGCCATATATGGGGATTAATtaatcatttaaaatttcaattaCATCAAGTTCTCGAAAAGACTTATAATTATGATAATTTGCATGCTTCATTTGGATGGTTATGTTGGCATGTAGTACTAAAATAGCAAATTTTCTTCTTGACTTGACTTGGATTTCTTATCTCGATGTGATTATAGGGATCCTTGACTCATACAATGAATATTCTTGAAAATGTACTTTGTTGATGCTCGATCATGTAAACGTggcatctttaaaaattttttggataatatttttaattttttgtcgaCTAGATACCCGCCTGCCTCCCCACCCAAAAAAAAGCTTCATaactttattaaattttatttcttttgataGAATGGATAAATTAAATCGTATGAGTGTATATACATCCATGAGAAtcgataaataaaatattaaacaatGAACAAGGAAGATAGATTCGGTATCAATCATATAAAATGCTAGCCAATTAGTTGTATTATTAGTTTCTTTATACATATAAGAAATATCAATAGAATGCAAGACACACTATTCGCTGACAATTCAATAAAAGAggatgaaaattaatttcatcaaCCTTAATGACTTTGAAAGCTATCTAATAACTATCATAGAAACTTCCTCTAACAAAAATGAGTTGCCTTTGACATCTAAataatataattcaatccttcctaTGTGGCACATAGTTCAAACAtcgaaaaaatcatataaaaactaCTAACACTACCTATAAGTACTAGAGCATCAGTCCCAACAACAGATACTGCTCCACTAAAAGTGCCACTCTCATGTTTAGTATTATCAAAATTGACTTTAGAAAAATAAGGTGTTGGTAGCtcctaagaaaaataaaatatacttgAGAAGAGCCATAGGTTGCTCCTATTATGGAGGGTGACATAGCATGTCGAGGAAAGTCATGAGCTTGTGTAAAAATCAACCACACGTTGTCTCATATTTTGGAAAACATATTCATTTCTTACCAACTATACATAATAAGCAACGTAGTAAATTAAAACCGCTTCAAAGTTTCTACTGCTAGAAACTTTAATAGTTTATACAAACTTatcaaaaaagagagaaggaaatATCAGAGGGTGAATTGGTGCCATCCTTTATACTTGCACAGCCATCTTGAATTGAAATGCAACATGTGGAATAGGCTCCGTAACATCAATtctaaaagaaatttaaaaataagttaaatattaaaaaattatttggtggAATAAATAGAAATGAAACCgcagggaagaaaaataaagaaggaaTGGAGAAAAATTGTCTAAATTTATTATTGAAATTTATAAGAAACCATTTTGAGAGAAGAGGACTCAAGTCTGTGAGCTTTATAAAGGAATAGGATAGCCCTCCTCGCAAACCCTAACGAAAAAAAGCTGGATATCCCACCCCGCCCTCAGACATGCATTTTCCCCTGGATAGGGTCCACGTGCATCGCACATACCCATGTCTTGGGCTCCTTCCGCCATAAATACCCCTCTAAAACCCTCGCGTCGTTCTCCAACAGTATTAGGTTTGGGCCTTCTCTCCTCCGCCGCCCCGATGGCGATCGCGGCCGTGGCCCGATCCCTCGCCTCCTCATCATCATCTTCCGGCTCCCGCATCACGCTCTCTCTTACCAAgcgcttcttcctctcctcctcccagTCCGTCGTCTTTCGCCCCTCCCCCTTCGCGGGCCTCGGCCGGCTCCGCCCCTCGCCTTCCACCTTCTCCCGCCTGGCCGTCCGGCTCGCGGTGCCGGGGGCTTTCCGGGTGAACTCGATCCGGTGCATGGCCCGGCGGCCCGGCGACTCGGCGTACTCGCCGCTGAACTCCGGATCAGGCGGTGGGTTCAGCGACCGGCCGCCGACGGAGATGGCGCCGCTGTTCCCCGGGTGCGACTACGAGCACTGGCTCATTGTCATGGACAAGCCCGGTGGCGAAGGGGCCACCAAGCAGCAGATGATCGACTGCTACATTCAAACCCTTGCTAAGGTCGTCGGAAGGTaacacgttttttttttttttgtctttttcttttttcttggcgTGCAGTTTATTTCTTTTCTGCAAACATGGCTAAAAGATGATCCTTTTTTGCTCCCgcttttgataaatttgatgAAGTTCTTCGTTTTTCCTTTCACTTTTAGTAATTTCTGGGTTAAATTTGGATCTCGAAGGTGAGGGTTGTCTGTTCTAGCATACTGCAAAATTTCTGTTGCCAAGGTCGCTGTTTTACGTTCATCTGGTGGCTCTTTTTCATTGCCCTGTTTAAGACCATTTAAAATTTAGAAAGTCATTTATCATCTAATTGGAATCTACTTACCGTTTATTTTTCTGCACAACCAGCGAGGAGGAAGCTAAGAAGAGGATATATAATGTGTCTTGCGAGCGCTACTTTGGGTTTGGGTGCGAAATTGACGAAGAAACATCAAACAAGCTTGAAGGTTTGCATCATTTTCTGTTATAGTTAATGATATCTGACTTTTGTCCTATAGGTCACAAGATGtgacttttttatctttttgggttAGAAGTTATGTGGTTATGATTTTCCCCGGGGGGGTGGGGAGATATGTGAGTTTGGCTAGAGTAGAAATCTTGCTACTTTAATTCTTTTTCATTGCACCATCTGAGTGAAAGTGTTTCTAATTTAATTGCAGGTCTTCCTGGTGTTCTGTTTGTGCTTCCTGATTCCTATGTTGATCCTGAGAACAAGGACTATGGAGGTAAGGTGTCATATATGCTGAAGTACTTTGTTGTTTACCAAATGGTTAGGTTTCTTTGATGCTGTAATTTACTATATTCGAGCTTTCAGTTTTCTCTATTTTGCTTTCATTTTCAGATTGATATCTTGTTTGTTCTGTTCTGCGTTAAAATCTTGCGGTGCACCTTTGTATAACTACCTGCTATAATTTGTTATTGTTTAGTCCATCTTGGCAAAGCGGAGGAGCCGTCGGTGGCAATGTCTAGCTTTGAATGCTAATGGACTTATATCAACTGTCTCTTAACGGTTCTGCACTCACTTAAATGAAGTTGCGGATCAGTGAAGATGAGACATGAATGCTATTTTCAGTTTTGAttcataaatttatatattttatgttgTCATTTGAATGCCTGAGTTGTGTAAATCACTAGATGCATTGTAATTTGTAACTGAAGGCTAGTGTATATATTGTGTTCCACTGGAAAAATTTTTTGGTAGCTGCAGACAACAGTTTGTTCATGTCTAGTCCATCTTAGCAAAGCATAGGAACCTCACAAGGCAATGTCTGGCTCTGAATGCTGATGGACTTACATCAACTGTCTCTTCAACGGCTCTGCACTCAGATTAAATGAAGTTGCAGATCAGTGAAGATGAAACATGAATACTACTTTCAATTTGCattgatatatttttgtattttattCTGTCATCTGAATGCCTGAGTTATGTAAATTAGTACATGCATGTTAATTTTAGAACCCATTATTTTGAATAGCATTGGCAGATGTTCTGATGTAGAAACTGTTCTAGATTTCTTGTTTGTTCTTATTGCATTTTGGAAgaagtattatatatatatatatatatatatatatatatatatatatatatatatatatattcatattctGCGAAAAAGTTGTAAATAACTGCAGAAGTAGTTTATATGTGTCTAGTCCGTCTTGGCAAAGCAGAAGAACCTAGTGAGGCAATGTCTAACTTTGAATGCTAATGAACTTATACCAGCCATCTCTTTAATGGTTCTGCATTCAGATTAAATGAAGTTACAGATTCGTGAAGATGATACATGAATGCAATTTATACTTTGCATAAGTTGAGTTCTTGAGATACGTGAATTAATAAAATGCTAATTCCATATTTCCATCAAACAGCATACTGAATAAGCATTGGAATATTTGCATTCTACAGCttgcatttgatttttttttttttttggtgtataTAAAAAGAACTGGTGTAGATTTCATGGAATAGTTTTTTGGTAGTTGCAGACTACAAGTTATACATGTTTAGTCCATCTTGGCAAAGTGGAACATATGTATGAGACAATTTACAGTCCTGAATGTTGCAGTCAATGCTGTTGAGATTAGTAAATATGAGATATAAATGTTGCTGCCAGTTCTGTTGTTGTTTTATTTGTTGTATGAGTTCCTTAGGTATGTGAATCAGCAACGTGATGATTGCAGAATAAATGGGGGCTTTTGTTCTTCAGAAAGCACAGGAAGTTTTCATGTTGGAATAAAGGTTGCTGTGGATTCCATGGGGTAAATGGAAAACAATAGATGATACCTGGGGGGTTAAAACAGCATGGTGGAAAGGACTGGAGGATGGAAGTTGTAGATGCAGAAATGGTGGCAAGT is a genomic window containing:
- the LOC105035169 gene encoding multiple organellar RNA editing factor 2, chloroplastic, translated to MAIAAVARSLASSSSSSGSRITLSLTKRFFLSSSQSVVFRPSPFAGLGRLRPSPSTFSRLAVRLAVPGAFRVNSIRCMARRPGDSAYSPLNSGSGGGFSDRPPTEMAPLFPGCDYEHWLIVMDKPGGEGATKQQMIDCYIQTLAKVVGSEEEAKKRIYNVSCERYFGFGCEIDEETSNKLEGLPGVLFVLPDSYVDPENKDYGAELFVNGEIVQRSPERQRRVEPVPQRAQDRPRYNDRTRYVRRRENQR